CATCATGTTCAACTGGTCCAGTTGGGTCCTGAAGACATCGCGCGCCGTCAGGCCCGAGAGCGAGCCGGTGCGGAAGCTGCTTTCGCCGGTGACGGCGATGCCGTCCCGCCGGACCGTCGGCCCGGAAATGAAGGTCGGCACCGGATCGCCGGAATGGTCGCCTTTTTCGCACGGCGTCGAGTGATCGCCGGTCAGGGAGATGATCGTCCGATCCAGATCGAGGTGCCGACGGAACAGGCCGAACATGCCGTCGATATCCTCAATGACGCGAATTTTTTCCAGTGGGTTGCCGTCGTGGCCGCAAAGGTCGGGTCCCTTGACGTGAACGACGGTCCAGTCGAACCCCTGGCGGACACAGTCGATCGCCTGGCGGGCCTTCGCCTGCAAGTCGGAACGGATGCCCCCGGTGAAGCTCTTGTTGTGGAAGGTTTCGAGCCCGACCAGCCGGGCGATGCCCAGCACCGTCAGGTCGCCCGCCACGCACGCGCAGGTCAGCTTGAACTGGCAGCCGATCGGCACCACGCTGCTGGTACGCCCGACTCCGCGCAGTAGAACCACGTTGGCCGGGGGCTTGCCCTCGGCGCGGCGTTGCCGGTTGACCGGGTGGGGATCGAGGTGCTGGCGGCAGAGCGTGGTGAACTCGTTGACCAGGCTGGCCGTGCGTGCCGCCTCGGCACTGCCGTCGGTCGGCGTGCAGGCCGGAAGCGCCACGTCGGGGCCGGAGACGTTGGGGTCGGTGGGCGTGACCGCCGTCGAAAGCCCAGCTTGACGAAAGACGATGGCGACGCGGTGTTCGGTCAAGGGCTTGGCCAGGACCCGCGCGCCGCCGCCGAGTTGCATGCCATCCAGGGCGGCGGCGAGTTCACGGGTGCCGGAGGCGATGCGGCCGGCCCGGCGGTCGAGGACATGAGATCGCTCGTCAACGGTTGCGAAGTTTCCGCGGAAGGCGATGTCGTCGGGCCCCATCATGATGCCGGCGCTGAACGCCTCGAGCGGGCCGCGCCCCGGATATACCTCGTCCGGATCGAAGCCGAAGATCACCAGATGGCCGACATCGGTGCCGACGGGGATGCCTGGCTTGTAGGGATGGACGTTGCCGCACAGGCCGCGCGCGGCGAAGAAATCCATGTTGGGGGTGGTGGCCTGTTCCAATGGCGTCCGTCCGCCCAACTCGGGGATCGGCCGATCGCCGAGGCCGTCGGCGATCAGCAGCAATCCTTGTTTGCCGTTCATGCAGGAAAATCCTTCCTCTCCGCCGCCGGACGTCGCCGGCGCCGTATGCGTTCGCTAAATCGGGGCCACCCCTGGCGTGGCGACCGGTCCCGGGGGGACTCCGGAACCGGCCGCCTCGCGCCGCCGCGGCCGATCAGGCGGGGCCGGGCCCTTCGACCGTTCGCCGTTCTCCCGGCCGGGTCAGGCGGACCAGAGTGTCGCGCCGCACCCACAGCCAGAAGGCCGAGACCCCCAGGATGATTCCCCACATGACCATGTTGAAAACGCCGGGTTTCCGGTAGGTGTTGAACTTGACGGCCACCTTGTCGAGGGCGAGCACCCGGGCCTTGGTCAGCACGAACTGATGCCCGCTTCCCTCTTCGACCATTTTCGCGTCCTTCGGAATGTCGGCCAGTTGGACGCCGGCGGGCAAGACCGCCCGGAACTCATAGTTGGCGAGGGGCGACGGGCCGCTGTTGGTGAACGCGTAGCTCAGCGTCTCGATCTGACCGGGGAAGCTCGTCTCTCCGCTCTTCGGTTTGCCCTTGAAGAAGCCGTCGACGGTACCCGCGAACGTCATCGTCACGTCCGCGTCGCCCTTGTCGAAGCGGTAAACCAGCGCCTTCTCGCCGCCCTTGGGCTTGTCGGGCTTGTTCGATAGCAGACCGCTGCTGCTTTCGACGAACCCCGCCTCCTTGGCGAGGATGGGCAGGTACAGTTCGCCGGCCTTGTTGGTCTTGCCTTTCACGGTGATTTCGAGGTTGGCGTTCCGGCCGTCGCCGACGAAGGTCTCCTTGAACCCCAGGATGTCGCCGAAATCGCCCGCCACGGCGGCCGTGAAGGGCATGGCCAGCAGAAGGGCGGAGCAGACGGTGAGAGTGGTATTCTTGGACATGATGGCCTCCTTTGCCTGCCTCACGTGATGTCCAGCACCTTGAACAGGGTGAAGGACGCCACCAGCATCAGGCCCCATTTGATGAGCAGGACGCCGATGCCATAGAACAACTGGTCGAGCACCGAAAAGAAGCCCGAGCCGTAGTAGATCAGGTTGGGTTTGCAGTGGGGCGGCAGGGTGATGGTGTCCGACAGCGTGAAGGCCACCGGCAGTGCCAGCGCGATAGGATTGATGCCGGTGGCCTTGGCCAGCGCGATCACCGTCGGGATCAGGA
The window above is part of the Shumkonia mesophila genome. Proteins encoded here:
- the apgM gene encoding 2,3-bisphosphoglycerate-independent phosphoglycerate mutase, which produces MNGKQGLLLIADGLGDRPIPELGGRTPLEQATTPNMDFFAARGLCGNVHPYKPGIPVGTDVGHLVIFGFDPDEVYPGRGPLEAFSAGIMMGPDDIAFRGNFATVDERSHVLDRRAGRIASGTRELAAALDGMQLGGGARVLAKPLTEHRVAIVFRQAGLSTAVTPTDPNVSGPDVALPACTPTDGSAEAARTASLVNEFTTLCRQHLDPHPVNRQRRAEGKPPANVVLLRGVGRTSSVVPIGCQFKLTCACVAGDLTVLGIARLVGLETFHNKSFTGGIRSDLQAKARQAIDCVRQGFDWTVVHVKGPDLCGHDGNPLEKIRVIEDIDGMFGLFRRHLDLDRTIISLTGDHSTPCEKGDHSGDPVPTFISGPTVRRDGIAVTGESSFRTGSLSGLTARDVFRTQLDQLNMMPKRGA